The Bifidobacterium asteroides genomic interval GTGGAGTCGCATAGACAGCCAGGAGGTTGGCTCAGAAGCAGCCATCCTTGAAAGAGTGCGTAACAGCTCACTGGTCTAGTGGTTCCGCGCCGATAATGTAGCGGGGCTCAAGCACGCCACCGAAGACGCGGCAGCGCAGTTTGCTGTGCTGGGTAGGAGAGCGTTCCGCATGGGGCGAAGCGGCGGCGTGAGCCGGCCGTGGACCGTGTGGAAGTGAGAATGCAGACATGAGTAGCGAGAGGCGGGTGAGAATCCCGCCCGCTGGATGACCAAGGGTTCCGGGGCCACGTTCGTCGTCCCCGGGTGAGTCGGGTCCTAAGGCGAGGCCGACAGGCGTAGTCGAATGGATGAAGGAGTCGATATTCTCCTACCGGCGTCAAGCCGTCCAATCCAAGACGCGGAAGCGTGCCCTTACCTGTGTCGGGCGATGGCCTTCGGGCCGTCCGATGGCATGGGACCGGCGTGTGGATGCGTGGCGGGTAGCGCGGGAGTGACACGGAACGGGAGCCGGGCCGCGGTGGTGGTTATCCGTGGTCAAGCATGCGGCGCGTCGGGCAGGCAAATCCGCCCGGCATGAGCGCGAGGTGTGATGATGGGGGGCCTTGTGCCCCGAATCCGGTGTGCCGTTCCGTCGAGAAAAGCTTCGGCGTGAGGAGTGGCGCCGCCCGTACCCTAAACCGACACTGGTGGTCAGGTAGAGTATACCAAAGCGATCGAGCGAATCCTGGTCAAGGAACTCGGCAAATCACTCCCGTGCCTTCGGTATAAGGGAGGCCCCTGCCGGTGAGGCGCCTTGCGCGCGGAGCCGGTGGGGGCGGCACAGACCAGGGGGTAGCGACTGTTTACCAAAAACACAGGTGCATGCGAAGACGTAAGTCGCTGTATATGCACTGACGCCTGCCCGGTGCCGGAAGGTTAAGAGGATCCGTCATCCCTCTTCGGAGGGGGCAGCGGTGAATTCAAGCCCCGGTAAACGGCGGTGGTAACTATAACCATCCTAAGGTAGCGAAATTCCTTGTCGGGTAAGTTCCGACCTGCACGAATGGCGTAACGACTTCCCCACTGTCTCGACCAGGAGCTCGGCGAAATTGCAGTACGAGTAAAGATGCTCGTTAAGCGCAGAAGGACGAAAAGACCCCGGGACCTTTACTATACCTTGGTATTGGCGTTAGGTGCGGACTGTGTAGCATAGGCGGGAGGCTTCGAAGCGGGTGCGCCAGCATCCGTGGAGCCGGAATGTGAAATACCGCTCTGTCCTCATCTGGCCTCTAACCTCGGCCGGTCATCCCGGCCAGGGACAGTGCCTGGCGGGTAGTTTAACTGGGGCGGTTGCCTCCCAAAGAGTAACGGAGGCGCCCAAGGGTTCCCTCAGCCCGGTTGGCAATCGGGTGTTGAGTGCAATCGCACAAGGGAGCTTGACTGCGAGACCGACGGGTCGAGCAGGGACGAAAGTCGGAGATAGTGATCCGGTGCCGGCGTACGGACGCGGCATCGCTCAACGGATAAAAGGTACCCCGGGGATAACAGGCTGATCATCCCCAAGAGTCCATATCGACGGGATGGTTTGGCACCTCGATGTCGGCTCGTCGCATCCTGGGGCTGGAGCAGGTCCCAAGGGTTCGGCCGTTCGCCGATTAAAGCGGCACGCGAGCTGGGTTCAGAACGTCGTGAGACAGTTTGGTCTCTATCCTCTGCGCTCGTTGGAATCTTGAGGAGCCCTGCCCATAGTACGAGAGGACCTGGGTGGACGAACCTCTGGTATGCCGGTTGTCGCGCCAGCGGCATGGCCGGTTGGCTACGTTCGGATGGGATAACCGCTGAAAGCATCTAAGCGGGAAGCCCCCTCCAAGATAAGGATTCCATGAAGCCTTGCGGCTTCTGAAGACCCCATGCAGAACACATGGTCGATAGACCGGACGTGGACACCCCGCAAGGGGCGGAGCCGACCGGCACTAATGGTCGAAGACAACACCACACCCGCCCCCGTGAGGGGCGGCGGCATCAACCCTGCTGCGAAACACATGCCTGCGGCAATATGCACGAACACGCACAGGCGATCAGACAATCGGAACACGCGTCCACCATCCGGTCCCCAAGCCGCCAGGAGACCCCGACCCGGCAGGGTCGGCAGAATTGAAGATTCGCGGCGGTCATGGCCTGGGGGAGACGCCCGGTCCCATTCCGAACCCGGAAGCTAAGACCCAGCACGGCAATGGTACTGCACCCGGAAGAGTGTGGGAGAGTAGCACACCGCCGCCACTAAACGTGATTAAGGGAGGCATCTCCAGGACAATATCCTTGGAGATGCCTCCCTTTTTCATATCCGCAACAGACCTGGGCTTAAAGATTCATGCCTTCTCGCAAAGCCACATTCCAAGTAACTGAACACGGTTAAGCGGAATATGAAAAAGCTGCTTCGTACCCATGCTGACTTGTATTTGAGCGGCCTGCGATTTGATATTCGAAATCACTGATCCGGAAGCTCTGGCTTGTTTTGCCGCCTGTTGTTTCTGGTCCAGGACATCTAGAATGGAAAGCAGCCGAATCGGGCGCACAAAAACACATATGCGGAGAAAGCGGATAAACATGGGCAAAAGAATCATTCTTGTAGGAGCCACAGGCAGAGTAGGTGCATTGACCTGCGCTGATCTGGTAAAAGCCGGTCATGAAGTGGTTGCCTGCGCACGAGGGGCCTCGAAGATTCCCGCCAGCCAGCAGGTGGAACCAATGACTCTGGATTTGCATGACCCGCTTTCCCAAGTAACCGACGCATTCCGCAAGTCGCATGCGGATGCTGTCGTCTTCACTGCAGGATCGCGTGGCAAGGACATCAACCAGATAGACGCCCTGGGAGCCATGAAGACCATACAGGCCGCTAAAGCGGTCGGCATCACGAGGTATGTCATGCTGGGAGCCATGTATGCAGCCGATTGGCTGCGCTGGGAGCAGCCCCAGGTCAAACCTGCCATCGATGCCCTCGCTGACTATTACGTGACCAAGAACATGGCCGACCAATACCTGATCAGCTCCGGGCTGGACTACACCATTATCGAGCCAGGCAGTCTGACCGAGCAGGAAGGCACAGGAACCATCCAGGTCGAGCCAGACGGGCCCGGTCCCATACCGATCGCCGATGTGGCACAATGCCTGGCCGACTGCATCGACCTGGAGCAGACCATAGGCAGGATCTACAACATCATCGGAGGCAGCACGCCCATCAGCAAGGCCCTGACTGCAAACCAGTAACAGAACCCGCCAATTCCTCAAGAGCAACGTCCGCCTACAGACTATGGCGTGTCTGCAGAGCAACAGGAATGGTACCTTGGTTGCATTGCTTGTTGCCTTTATGCTGTTGATCGCGCGCTGGCGCATTGCGTCCCAGTGACCTTTATGAAGGTGGGGTTGACGTGGGGACTGGGCGCAACCGAAGGAGGTCGTCAATGAACATCACCAATTTTCGGGATCTGGGTGGCATGCGGACCATCCACAGCCGCCGGGTCCGCCAGCATAAGTTCATCCGATCAGGGCAGCTGGTGGGTCTGGACGAAGATACGGAGAGGGAGTTGGTCGACCGCTACCAGGTGACACAGGTTGTGGATTTCCGCCGGCCCTTTGAGAGACAGGAAAGTCCGGACGACAGGATCGATGGTGTGACCTTCACCAACATCGATCTGCTGGAGCAAAGTGGCACCAGCGGCGCCAGCCTGGACGATTTCGCCTCGCTGGGTTTGGCGGATCAGGTCAACGGCCACATGTTGAATGTCTACCATGACCTGGTCATGAATCCTGCGGCCCAGCAGGGGTATGGGAAGTTCCTGCGCATCGTCGTGGGCAACATCCAGGGGGCTACTCTCTTCCACTGCTTTGCCGGCAAGGACAGGACCGGGTTCGCCGCGGCCCTGGTGCTTTGGCTGCTGGAGGTGGACGACGACCAGATATTCGCGGACTATCTGAAGACCAACCAAGAGAGGGTCGCGGCCAACAATCAGCTGCTGGACCAATTCCGCGCCAAGGGCTTCGACCAGGATTCGTTGGACGCGCTAGAGATTGCGCTCTGCGTCAAGAAAGAATACCTGGCTCATGCCCAACAGACCATGATCGAGGCCTATGGGGACGTCTTTACCTATGCACATCAGGCCCTAGGGTTCGGGCCAGACCAGGTGGAGGCCCTGCGTCGCAACCTGCTTGAGTAACCGCATAAGGCTGGAAGGCGGCTGGAGCGGGTAGACTCGAGCCTAGACGTTAATTGCGAGGAGGACATTGTGCGATACATGAACTTAGGACAGTCCGGATTCCGGGCCTCCCGTGTGGCCCTGGGGGTCATGCGGATCGATCAGAAGAGCCGCGAGGAAGCGCGGACCATTGTGGAGACGGCCATGAATGCGGGTGTCGACTTCTTCGACACTGCAGACTGCTACCATGCCGGGGCCAGCAGCCGGGCTCTGGGGCAGGCTCTGAAGGATCTGAGCGTAGACCGGGACAGCGTGGGCATCCAGACCAAGTTCGGCATCTTCCGCAACCCGGACAGCGACCAGATCACCCGCTACGACTTCTCCAAGGATCACCTGCTGAAGGCCCTGGATGAGGAGCTGGTCAACCTGCAGACCGACCATGTCGACTTCGTGCTGCTGCATCGCCCGGACACCCTGGTCGACTTGGACGATCTGGCCGAGGCCTTCAATGAACTGCAGACCAGTGGAAAGGTTCGGCACTTCGGTGTCAGCAACGTCAACCCCATGCAGGTGGAGCTGCTGCAGAGCGCGGTAAGCCAGCGGCTGGAGGTCAACCAGCTGCAGTTCGGCCTGGGGCACACCGGCATGGTCGACCAGGAGATCCACGTCAATATGGGCGACGATCCCAGCCTGGATCATGATGGCGGTCTTCTGGCCTATTCGCGGCTGAAGTCCATGACCATTCAGGCCTGGAGCCCCTTCCAGACCGGATACTTCGACGGGGTCTTCCTGGACAATCCCCGCTATCCCGAACTCAATGCGGAGTTGGACAAACTGGCCAAGCAGCATGGGGTAGCCAAAAGCGCTATTGCTGTGGCCTGGATTCTGCGGCATCCCGCCGGCATACAGGTGCTTCTGGGATCTATGAACCCCGGGCGCATCACGCAGATGGCCGCTGGTGCGGATGTGGATCTGACAGCCCAGGAATGGTACGACCTCTACCTGAGCGCCGGTCACGACCTGCCCTGATCTGTGCTCTAGGGTCGCTCACGTCCATCCGGCTTTAACTGCTTCGGGTTATGAACGATTGCACCCTGCCAGTCTGATCTTGCATCATCGGCTTGCGTCATCTGGCAGGGCCTGTCTGGCCGGGCGTTGGGCGCTATGAGTGTATAAGTGCGCAGAAGGAAAGTCAGATCGGTTTCGAGGTAGTCGTACGCTGTCATGCATTATTTCACCCCACGACGTTGCGCTGCTACGTCCAAGATCATGTATCACGATCGGGCCAAGGCCCAGCAGGCCGCCGACCGCAGCATGCTCGAACGCAACGTTCTTCTGTGGGTCTACCGTTGCGACTACTGCGGGAGCTGGCATCTGACCAGTCATGAGCCGGGCTCCTACCAGCGCACGAGGATGGGCTCGCGAACTTTGAAACCGCATAGCCGCAAACGTGGGTACAAGCCTCGTCGCAGGTGAGGCAGTCATTGCCGAGTTGATTCTGATTGACTCTGCCGGCCCCTAACAGCAAGATCGGATTCCGCTGATCTCGCTGTTAGGGGCCGATTGGGCTTTGTCTGTTCACCTAAGGCCGGTGAACTAGGCTGGTGAACATATCAGGTGAGCCCTACAGTTGTCTGGCCAGCAGGGATTTCGTTGCCCTAGCAGGCTGGGTCGAAGCCCTGTCGGCGAATCGAATCCAGCATGGGTTCATGGCCGGAGGCGGGATTGCGAACCTTGTCAGCCATCATGGCGCTGAACGAGCGGTGGGGGTCGTCCAGGTGCCGGATGTCGCGATAATAGCGGGTGACCGTCTGATCGAAGCCAGCCAAGGCATCCTTCATGTCTGCATCATCGTCGGCCCGCTGATAGGTGTTGGTAAAGATTTGCGCCTGACGAGGCATCCTGGGCTTGGGATCCGGATCCTGGGCCGGATGGCCGATGGCAAGACCCAGCACCGGATAGACCAGTTTGGGCAGCTTCAGCAGATCAATCAACCTGTTCGTGTCATTGATGACGCTGCCCAGAATGACGCCGCCCAGGCCCAGGGCGTTGGCTGCGGTCTCCATGGCGTGCAGGGCCAGAACCGCATCATTCTGGGACTGCAGGAAGACATACCCGGAGTTGAGCAGGGTGGTATCCGGATCCAGATCATCGGCGAATTGTCGGACCAGATCGGCATTGCGACGCTGGTCGGCCAGGAAGATGTAGAGCAACGGGGCTTCGGCAACATAGCGCTGATGGGCCATATCTGCGATAGCCAGCGCCTCATCATGGTCAGTGACCCTGATGGCCGACCATTCATGGAAGTACCGGCTGGTCGCTGCATGCTGAGCCGCCTGCTCAAGCAGGGCGATGGTCTGGTCGTCGATCGGTTCGTCGGTGAATCCACGGATGGAGCGTCGTTCAAGCAAGGTCCGTATGGTGGGGTTGTCGGCCGGATTCGCGGCCGGGGTTTTCTGTGAATTTGATAAGGTCATTTTGACATTCTGGCCGTCAATGCCTGTCAATGCAAGACCTTGTCGTCAAAATCACGCAATCAGCGTTATCAGGACCAGCCTGGTTATCAGTCAGCGTCCCTTGCTTTCAGCGCTGGTGACGACGGTCGATCAGAGCCTGGGAACCACGCTCGGACAGACCAGAGACCAGGGCGGTGACGGCTGCCGACAGAACGCCGAAGAGAAGACCGGCAGTAGCACTCTCCTGATCTTCTTCGGGGTTGTCAACGCCTCCGTTGCGCTTGCGGACCAGTCCGCTCCAGAAGGATTGGAAGAGTTTGCCTGCCAGCAATGCAGCGATGCCGGGAAGCGCAAACTTGATCAGCTTGTCTGTCAGCGATTCCGGATCCGATTCAATCGAGTTGCGCATGTCATTCACCTTGCCATCCACCTGATGAAGCATGCCGACCACTTGGTCGGCCATCCCGCCAGGTTCCCGTCCTGAGTCCGTCATGGGTCCATTATCCCACACGCCTGGGGGTCTGGGGCGTGACCGGACCGTGGGTTAAACTGCTATCCATGGACATTGCGAAGAATACGTCGGGCAATGATGCCTCGACCGAGAGCGAAGGCTACGCTGTGCTGTTGCGGCATGGTCAGACAGTTTGGAGCGAAACCGGGCAATATACGGGGCGCACTGATATCCCCTTGACTGACCAAGGGCGTGAACAGGCCAAAGAGGCGGGTCAAAGGCTGGCTAAGGCCTTCCCCAATGGGTTTGACCCTGACTGCATTTTTTCCAGCCCCCTGCAACGAGCCCGGCAGACAGCCGAGCTGGCCGGTTTCCCTGATCCGGCGCCGATGGATGAGATCTTGGAGTGGGATTACGGTCCGGCCGAGGGGCACCGTCCTCAGGATGTGGTGGCCAGCCTTGGCCGAGAGTGGAAACTGTGGATTGACGGTCCGCATGCTTTGGGCATCGGTGAGCTGAGTGGCGACCGGGTGGTCGATCTGCCTTCGGGCAGTCCCGTTTCCGTACATGTGACTCAGGGCGAAAGTCTGGATCAGGTAGCTGCCCGTGCGCGTGGGATCGTCGAATGGCTCGAGCCCCTGGTGTGTTCGGGGCGGCATGTGCTCCTGGTGGCGCACGCCCACATCCTGCGCATCCTGACGACGCAGTGGCTTGACTTGGATCCCCATAAGGCCCAGCTGTTCCGGATGAATACGGCGCATTACGGTGTTCTTGGCATCTACCAGGGCAAGCGTGTGCTCAGGCAGTGGAACGTGTGATTGAGCTGAATATCAGTTTGTCTTAGTGGGTTTGACGATTTCGAAACCCGCTCAGGAAGTAATCCCTGTGGGCCATAATTATAGCCCAGACCTTAGGCTTTCAGCCCCATGCCTTGGACAGACATGCAGTTGCCCAGAATCAACCTGGCTGGAAACTGTTTTTTGCATGAGTCGGTTAATTGCGCTTGCCAGTGGTCAGGTCCACGACTTTTCTGGTGGCGATCTCTTCTATCTGTTTGGGTTCTTGATGGGGACCGGGGTCACTTTGCACCCGCGAGCGTGCAGACTGTCGTCAAAACCTTGCCCCCGCGACTTGTTGTCGGCGCCCTAACGTGGCTCTTTCCCAGTACGAGCATAAGCAATACTGCTATGCCATACTCCTGGCAGGCTATAGCCGCGGGAAAGGACCTAATGCTGAATGTTTGGTCTATCTGCCCACGGCTTTCTGCTATCTTGACGACTGTGGGCTCTGCCTGGCTGGCCCGACAGGCACAGTTATAAAAAAGCATTGACTCGTTTTGCGTACTGAGAATGGTGCACAGAAGCGTGTATCCCGGTAATTGAGAAGGCAATGTTTCTAGGCCTCAGAGTGAGGATATTACGTATCGATTCCAGGAAAGAGCGGCCCTGTCAAAGCTTATGCGCGTGTTTCGCGGATCGTGGTCGCATCGGATCTGCGCTCTGATGTGCCGTTTCTGCAGTCGATGATGGCAGGGGGAGTCACCTGTCAAGATAGTGTACTGATTTCGAGAGTTTTTCTAGATATTATGCAAACGTTTGTACAAGAGAGCACATTTATCCTTAAATAATAATGGGAATGAATTATTAAGGTTGATAAATGAGCATAATTAAGTCACGATCTAAAATGCTAGCGTTTGCAATTTGCTCGGAAAAGTGGGAGATTATGAGTATAGGCGGTTGATGAAGCCTTGCTTGATCTGCGCCGCCGCGTAAGTGATTGCGGGATACCTCGCGATCTAGAGGAAAGGTTCAAAGATGAATAATACGGTCAAGGCGACCATAACCGCGGCGGTTGCTGCAGTTGTGACTCTTGGAGCCGTTGCCGGGTGCGGGGCTTCCGGAACTGCCGCCAAAAGCGATCAGGGAAAGGTGTATTTCCTCAATTCCAAGCCAGAGGTTTCGGACAGCTGGAAGAAGATTGCCGATGAGTATACCAAGCAGACAGGTGTCCCGGTCACGGTGGAAACCGCTGCTTCAGGAACTTACCAGCAGTCACTGAAATCCGAATTTGCCAAGTCTGAACCCCCTACGCTCTTTCAGCTCTCTGGGCCGGTGGACATGGAGACTTGGAAGGATTACACGGCTGATCTGACTGACACGGCAATCTATAAGCAGATGAAGGATCAGACCCTCGCCTTGAAATCTGCGGAAACCGGCAAGCCCGTAGGTGTGCCTTTCGTTATAGAAAGCTATGGCTTGATTTATAACAAGGACATCCTGGACAAGTACACCAAGACCAGCGGTGCAGCGGTCAAATCTGTCAAAGACATTAACTCTTTTGCCAAGCTCAAGGCTGTTGCCGACGGGATGCAGAAGCATAAGGATGAACTTGGCATCAAGGGAGCTTTTACTTCAGCCGGTTTCGACTCGAGCTCCATTTGGCGGTATGACACTCACCTTGCCAACATGGCGCTTGATAGGGAATTCAAAGACGACGGTATCACGCAGGAACCGGCCAGCATCAAAGGCACCTATCTGCCTCAGTTCAAGAACATCTTTGACCTGTATCTAACGGATTCGACCACTCCGCGTACGCAGCTCAGCAGCAAGACGAACGATGATGCGAACTCTGAATTTGCCTTGGGGGATGCTGCATTCTATCAAAATGGCACTTGGGCTTGGACTGATCTGCAAAATGCTGGGATGGATGCCGATAAGGTCGGTATGATACCCATCTACATGGGTTTGCCCAATGAGCACCAGCAGGGATTGGCGACTGGTTCCGCGCAGTACTGGTGCTTGAATAAGAAAGCTGATTCTAAGAACATCAAGGCAACCGAGAAGTTCCTTGACTGGATGATCACTTCAGAGCAAGGCAAGAATGCCATAGCCAAGGATATGGGTTTCACCACCCCCTTCAAGACTTTCAATAAGGTGAAGGCCGATAATCCTCTGGTCGCCGCTATGCAGAAAGACTCCGATTCCAAGCGTGAGCGTGTGGGCTGGAGCTTCACGGTTGCGCCTTCGGAGCGTTGGAAGGATGATCTCGGAAGCGCCATGCTCGAATACGCCCAGGGGACTGCCGGCTGGGATGGCGTCCAGAAGGCCGTTCGTGGACAACTGGGCGAGGGAGTATCAGGCCAACAAGCACTGATCGTTGCAAAGATGATTTCAGCGCTTGAGCGGAGCGGTGGACGACCGGAGAATCAATGTGGGAGGGATCAGCTCATGCGGATTCTCCGGCTTCTTTCCCTCAATAAGCTGCAGGGTCTTCTTGGCAAGCGAAACAGCCATATCGTAAGGCTTCTGCCGAATGGTGGTCAGTCCAATGTCCTCTGCGAATCTGCTGTCGTCATACCCTATGACGGACATATCAGAGGGAACGGCGATGCCGAACCGTTGCAGTTGAAAAATCAGCGGTATGGCTAATGAATCCTCCTGACCCGCAATTGCGGTGGGACGGGTTTTCAGGCTTTCCAGCTGTGCCAGAACAGCACTGGTGGGGTTTCCGGTTGCAGGGGCTGCCAGGACTGTTGGCTCGATATTGGCAGCCCTGCAGGCGCTGAGGAATCCCTCCAATCGGGCTCGAACGCTGAAGTGAAGTGAAGCAACAGGAGTTGATCGAATATATGCAATACGGGTGTGACCCAGAGCTATCAGATGATTGGCCGACAGCATGCCGCCATTGAAATCGTCGATGCGGACCGAGGCCATGAAACCGTTCTCCTCAGTAACGTTAAGGCTGAGAATCGGGACGTTGATGCTGGTGAGGCGAGAGACCTCGGCAGCCTCAATATCAAAAGAGGTGACTATGACGGCGTCAACGTTGCGTTTGACCGGCAATGCCTCGAAGAATTCTCTTCGTGCGTGGCCACTGATGATCTGGCAGATAGAGATGTCGTATCCATTGCGTGAAAAGACCGCGTTAAATCCTTCCATGATGGTCGAGTTGAACCAAGTGCTCAAGTGGTCGTTGATGAGCACGGCCACTCGTAAGGACTGGCCTGATTTGAGCGCGGTCGCAGAGCGTGAAATCGAAAAGTTCAATTTCCGCGCAGTTGACAGGACCCTGGAACGCGTGCGCTCGGATACCAGCTCCGGCCGGGTGAACGATCTGGAGACAGTGGACACAGAGACATTCGCTTGTTTGGCCACGTCCTGGATTGTGGATTCCATGGGTAACTCCTCGTCAATGCTGAGCCAAGACCAGCTCCTGCAATTGGATGCCGTTACAGTGCTCAGATATCTGATGATAGCGCGCTTGATTGAAATACTGTCAGTCCCGCATATGTCGTCTTCGGCTGTTGCAGGGAGCCATCAATTTGCAAAGGAGCAAGCGTATGTGTGAATCAATGGACGTGTCGTACCGAATGAGAAAGCAGGAACGATGATTTCGATGGTTGGTCGGTCGATTCGTAGGTGGTGGGGGTTGTTTGTGTTGCCTACGTTGTTGGCGTTTGTGGTTGGTTTTGTGGTGCCGTTTGTGATGGGCGTGTATTTGAGTTTTTGCCGGTTCACGACGGTGGTGGATGCCCGGTTTGTGG includes:
- a CDS encoding SDR family oxidoreductase, with translation MGKRIILVGATGRVGALTCADLVKAGHEVVACARGASKIPASQQVEPMTLDLHDPLSQVTDAFRKSHADAVVFTAGSRGKDINQIDALGAMKTIQAAKAVGITRYVMLGAMYAADWLRWEQPQVKPAIDALADYYVTKNMADQYLISSGLDYTIIEPGSLTEQEGTGTIQVEPDGPGPIPIADVAQCLADCIDLEQTIGRIYNIIGGSTPISKALTANQ
- a CDS encoding tyrosine-protein phosphatase; amino-acid sequence: MNITNFRDLGGMRTIHSRRVRQHKFIRSGQLVGLDEDTERELVDRYQVTQVVDFRRPFERQESPDDRIDGVTFTNIDLLEQSGTSGASLDDFASLGLADQVNGHMLNVYHDLVMNPAAQQGYGKFLRIVVGNIQGATLFHCFAGKDRTGFAAALVLWLLEVDDDQIFADYLKTNQERVAANNQLLDQFRAKGFDQDSLDALEIALCVKKEYLAHAQQTMIEAYGDVFTYAHQALGFGPDQVEALRRNLLE
- a CDS encoding aldo/keto reductase, with protein sequence MRYMNLGQSGFRASRVALGVMRIDQKSREEARTIVETAMNAGVDFFDTADCYHAGASSRALGQALKDLSVDRDSVGIQTKFGIFRNPDSDQITRYDFSKDHLLKALDEELVNLQTDHVDFVLLHRPDTLVDLDDLAEAFNELQTSGKVRHFGVSNVNPMQVELLQSAVSQRLEVNQLQFGLGHTGMVDQEIHVNMGDDPSLDHDGGLLAYSRLKSMTIQAWSPFQTGYFDGVFLDNPRYPELNAELDKLAKQHGVAKSAIAVAWILRHPAGIQVLLGSMNPGRITQMAAGADVDLTAQEWYDLYLSAGHDLP
- a CDS encoding nitroreductase family protein; the protein is MTLSNSQKTPAANPADNPTIRTLLERRSIRGFTDEPIDDQTIALLEQAAQHAATSRYFHEWSAIRVTDHDEALAIADMAHQRYVAEAPLLYIFLADQRRNADLVRQFADDLDPDTTLLNSGYVFLQSQNDAVLALHAMETAANALGLGGVILGSVINDTNRLIDLLKLPKLVYPVLGLAIGHPAQDPDPKPRMPRQAQIFTNTYQRADDDADMKDALAGFDQTVTRYYRDIRHLDDPHRSFSAMMADKVRNPASGHEPMLDSIRRQGFDPAC
- a CDS encoding DUF4235 domain-containing protein, which gives rise to MTDSGREPGGMADQVVGMLHQVDGKVNDMRNSIESDPESLTDKLIKFALPGIAALLAGKLFQSFWSGLVRKRNGGVDNPEEDQESATAGLLFGVLSAAVTALVSGLSERGSQALIDRRHQR
- a CDS encoding histidine phosphatase family protein, with translation MDIAKNTSGNDASTESEGYAVLLRHGQTVWSETGQYTGRTDIPLTDQGREQAKEAGQRLAKAFPNGFDPDCIFSSPLQRARQTAELAGFPDPAPMDEILEWDYGPAEGHRPQDVVASLGREWKLWIDGPHALGIGELSGDRVVDLPSGSPVSVHVTQGESLDQVAARARGIVEWLEPLVCSGRHVLLVAHAHILRILTTQWLDLDPHKAQLFRMNTAHYGVLGIYQGKRVLRQWNV
- a CDS encoding LacI family DNA-binding transcriptional regulator, whose amino-acid sequence is MESTIQDVAKQANVSVSTVSRSFTRPELVSERTRSRVLSTARKLNFSISRSATALKSGQSLRVAVLINDHLSTWFNSTIMEGFNAVFSRNGYDISICQIISGHARREFFEALPVKRNVDAVIVTSFDIEAAEVSRLTSINVPILSLNVTEENGFMASVRIDDFNGGMLSANHLIALGHTRIAYIRSTPVASLHFSVRARLEGFLSACRAANIEPTVLAAPATGNPTSAVLAQLESLKTRPTAIAGQEDSLAIPLIFQLQRFGIAVPSDMSVIGYDDSRFAEDIGLTTIRQKPYDMAVSLAKKTLQLIEGKKPENPHELIPPTLILRSSTAPLKR